In Deltaproteobacteria bacterium, the sequence ATCAAAAAACAACTGCCGGAGATCGTTGATCTTAATCTGCCGGTGGAAGGCGTTTTTCACAATCTGGCGTTTGTCTCGATTGACAAACGTTATCCCGGCCAGGCCCGCAAAGTCATGCATGCCCTGTGGGGCTTGGGCCAGATGATGTTTACCAAAATTATCGTCATTTTCGATAAAGAAGTAGATGTCCAAAATCTGTCGCAGGTGCTCTGGCGGCTGGGGAGTAATATCGACCCGCGGCGGGATCTGGTCCTGGTCGACGGACCGGTGGATGTGCTGGACCATGCCTCGCCCCTGCCCCACTACGGCTCCAAGATGGGCATTGATGCCACCCGCAAATGGCCCGAAGAGGGCTTTACTCGGGAATGGCCGCCAGTCATTACCATGGCCCCTGAGGTGGTCAAGAAGGTGGATGAATTATGGCCCCGCCTCGGACTGGAATAAACCGCTACGCTATCGCCCTGACCGGGGCCAGCGGCATGATCTATGCCCGGGAACTTTTTGCCTATTTCCAGAGCCGCCCTGATTTAGAAGTGCATGCTGTGTGTTCCGCGGCCGGGGAACAGGTCCTCGGTTTGGAATTGGGCCTCAGCCTGCCGGAACTGATCGGCCCGCAG encodes:
- a CDS encoding UbiD family decarboxylase, which translates into the protein IKKQLPEIVDLNLPVEGVFHNLAFVSIDKRYPGQARKVMHALWGLGQMMFTKIIVIFDKEVDVQNLSQVLWRLGSNIDPRRDLVLVDGPVDVLDHASPLPHYGSKMGIDATRKWPEEGFTREWPPVITMAPEVVKKVDELWPRLGLE